The following are encoded in a window of Candidatus Neomarinimicrobiota bacterium genomic DNA:
- a CDS encoding HDIG domain-containing protein, translated as MDRQKAWELLCKYTKNENLRKHALAVEAAMRFYAEKFSEDVEKWGITGLLHDFDYEAYPTEKDHPYKGAEILRNEGYPEDVITAILGHASYTGVKRDTLMAKTLFAVDELAGFIIAVALVRPSKSIYEVTVSSVKKKFKQKAFAAKVNREEIMQGIQELGIPEDEHIQNVIDALKSIANQLQLEGSIND; from the coding sequence ATGGATAGACAAAAAGCGTGGGAACTTTTATGTAAGTACACAAAAAATGAAAATTTAAGGAAACATGCTCTTGCTGTCGAAGCAGCAATGAGGTTCTATGCTGAAAAATTTAGCGAAGATGTAGAAAAATGGGGTATAACTGGTCTTCTTCATGATTTCGATTATGAGGCTTATCCAACTGAAAAAGATCATCCCTATAAAGGAGCAGAAATACTCAGGAATGAAGGTTACCCTGAAGATGTTATAACTGCTATATTGGGTCATGCTTCATATACAGGGGTAAAAAGAGATACTCTAATGGCGAAGACATTGTTTGCAGTAGATGAATTGGCAGGATTTATTATAGCAGTAGCTCTTGTAAGACCTTCCAAAAGTATTTATGAAGTAACGGTTAGTTCCGTTAAAAAGAAATTTAAACAGAAAGCGTTCGCGGCAAAGGTTAATAGAGAAGAAATAATGCAGGGAATACAAGAGCTTGGTATTCCCGAGGATGAGCATATTCAGAATGTAATCGATGCATTAAAAAGTATAGCGAATCAGCTGCAACTTGAAGGAAGTATTAATGACTAA